One region of Natronolimnobius baerhuensis genomic DNA includes:
- a CDS encoding NifU family protein, producing the protein MTDSDDDASLRERVEAWLSREMPIIQMHGGTSAVREADPESGEVIIELGGGCSGCSVGDVTTGNIESALIQWPEIDEVTVRIPDARDSLGGPDQPESIMGVDRTEGGRGDWGSSNPGKDHL; encoded by the coding sequence ATGACTGATTCCGATGACGATGCGTCGCTGCGCGAGCGTGTCGAGGCCTGGCTCAGCCGTGAGATGCCAATCATCCAGATGCACGGCGGGACGAGCGCGGTTCGAGAGGCCGACCCCGAAAGCGGAGAGGTCATCATCGAACTCGGCGGGGGTTGTTCAGGCTGCTCAGTCGGCGACGTCACGACGGGAAATATCGAGTCGGCACTGATTCAGTGGCCCGAAATCGACGAGGTCACTGTCAGGATACCGGACGCTCGAGACAGCCTCGGTGGCCCGGACCAGCCTGAATCGATCATGGGTGTTGACCGAACTGAAGGTGGCCGCGGTGACTGGGGATCCTCAAATCCGGGGAAAGACCACCTCTAG
- the tuf gene encoding translation elongation factor EF-1 subunit alpha — MSEQHQNLAVIGHVDHGKSTLVGRLLYETGSVPEHVIEQHREEAEEKGKGGFEFAYVMDNLAEERERGVTIDIAHQEFSTDEYEFTIVDCPGHRDFVKNMITGASQADNAVLVVAADDGVAPQTQEHVFLARTLGIDELIVGVNKMDIVDYKESTYDDVVEEVTQLLKQVQFNTEDASFIPISAFEGDNIAEASDETPWYDGETLLEALNSLPAPEPPTDAPLRLPIQDVYTISGIGTVPVGRIETGVMNIGDNVSFQPSDVGGEVKTIEMHHEEVPKAEPGDNVGFNVRGIGKDDIRRGDVCGPADDPPSVAETFQAQVVVMQHPSVITAGYTPVFHAHTSQVACTIESIDKKMDPASGEVAEENPDFIQSGDAAVVTIRPQKPLSIEPSSEIPELGSFAIRDMGQTIAAGKVLEVNEK; from the coding sequence ATGAGCGAACAACACCAGAATCTGGCCGTTATCGGTCACGTTGACCACGGCAAAAGTACGCTCGTGGGCCGACTCCTCTACGAGACGGGGAGCGTTCCCGAGCACGTTATCGAACAGCACCGCGAAGAAGCAGAAGAGAAGGGCAAGGGCGGATTCGAATTCGCCTACGTGATGGACAACCTCGCCGAAGAGCGAGAGCGTGGTGTCACCATCGACATCGCCCACCAGGAGTTCTCGACCGACGAGTACGAGTTTACCATCGTCGACTGTCCTGGTCACCGCGACTTCGTCAAGAACATGATCACGGGCGCATCCCAGGCGGACAACGCCGTCCTCGTCGTCGCTGCTGACGACGGTGTCGCGCCCCAGACCCAGGAGCACGTGTTCCTGGCTCGGACCCTCGGTATCGACGAACTCATCGTTGGCGTCAACAAGATGGACATCGTCGACTACAAAGAGTCGACCTACGATGACGTCGTCGAAGAGGTTACCCAACTGCTCAAACAGGTTCAGTTCAACACCGAGGACGCCTCGTTCATCCCGATCTCGGCGTTCGAAGGCGACAACATCGCCGAAGCCTCCGACGAGACGCCGTGGTACGACGGCGAAACGCTGCTCGAGGCACTCAACAGCCTGCCAGCCCCAGAGCCACCAACGGACGCACCACTCCGACTCCCAATTCAGGACGTCTACACGATCTCCGGTATCGGTACCGTCCCAGTCGGACGTATCGAAACTGGTGTCATGAACATCGGCGACAACGTCTCCTTCCAGCCAAGCGACGTTGGCGGCGAGGTCAAGACAATCGAAATGCACCACGAAGAGGTGCCAAAGGCAGAACCCGGTGACAACGTTGGATTCAACGTCCGTGGCATCGGTAAGGACGACATCCGCCGCGGTGACGTCTGTGGCCCAGCCGACGACCCACCAAGCGTCGCCGAGACGTTCCAGGCACAGGTCGTCGTCATGCAGCACCCATCCGTGATCACGGCCGGCTACACCCCGGTCTTCCACGCACACACCTCGCAGGTCGCCTGTACGATTGAGTCCATCGACAAGAAAATGGACCCAGCAAGCGGCGAAGTCGCCGAGGAGAACCCAGACTTCATCCAGTCTGGTGACGCTGCAGTGGTCACCATCCGACCACAAAAGCCTCTCAGCATCGAGCCATCCAGCGAAATTCCAGAACTCGGGAGCTTCGCAATCCGTGACATGGGTCAGACCATCGCGGCCGGGAAGGTTCTCGAGGTCAACGAGAAATAG
- a CDS encoding HNH endonuclease has translation MDCPTCGKSLSTEQGMRQHHTKVHDESLPNRTCSGCGTAFYDPKARLEFCDDCNPNAGEHNGNWSDAKESAACNRCGSDFEYYPSDKDGVYCSDCVEAALGLLPENPSERGERVTVECGHCGSELEVRPAKLEQRERGCFCTLECYGEWLSENVVGPDHHQWEGGAIDYGQRWWRIRRQALERDGYECQQCGVGADELGQNPDVHHLEPVRSFDQPADAHTMDNVITLCRRCHRHAEAGSIAVSPRDEK, from the coding sequence ATGGACTGCCCGACCTGCGGGAAATCACTCAGTACCGAACAGGGAATGCGCCAGCACCATACGAAAGTTCACGACGAGTCGCTTCCAAACCGGACCTGTAGTGGTTGTGGGACGGCGTTCTACGATCCGAAAGCGCGCCTCGAGTTCTGTGACGACTGTAACCCGAACGCGGGCGAGCACAACGGAAACTGGTCGGATGCAAAAGAATCAGCGGCGTGCAACCGCTGTGGATCGGATTTCGAGTACTATCCGTCGGACAAGGATGGCGTGTACTGTTCGGACTGTGTCGAGGCGGCACTCGGGTTACTTCCGGAGAATCCATCGGAGAGAGGTGAGCGAGTTACCGTCGAGTGCGGGCACTGCGGGTCGGAACTCGAGGTTCGTCCCGCAAAACTCGAGCAGCGAGAGCGCGGTTGTTTCTGTACGCTCGAGTGCTACGGCGAGTGGCTCTCGGAGAACGTCGTCGGTCCCGATCATCACCAGTGGGAAGGCGGCGCCATCGACTACGGCCAGCGCTGGTGGCGAATCCGGCGACAGGCACTCGAGCGCGACGGCTACGAGTGCCAGCAGTGTGGCGTCGGTGCGGACGAGTTGGGGCAGAATCCGGATGTGCATCATCTCGAGCCCGTTCGGTCGTTCGACCAACCCGCGGATGCGCACACGATGGATAACGTCATCACGCTCTGTCGGCGCTGTCATCGCCATGCTGAGGCGGGGTCGATAGCGGTTTCGCCTCGAGACGAAAAGTAA
- a CDS encoding NADH-quinone oxidoreductase subunit B yields MNSDEPRQTIHGSTAPSTDTRDARIGEGVDDRFNSKLREAFGASPFILTKFDEFMNWVRGNSMFMLQFGIACCSIEMIHTYAIKHDVDRYGAGVPRASPRQADVMIVPGTIVSKFGPRMKRVYDQMPEPKFVVGMGSCTISGGPFQEGYNVVKGAEEIIPIDIHVPGCPPRPEALVYGILKLQERIQNGEASPVVVKPYELEEFGDLPEDELIQKLASEIDEDDLVMRYNWADSP; encoded by the coding sequence ATGAATAGCGACGAACCACGGCAAACAATTCACGGCAGCACTGCACCGTCGACGGACACCCGCGACGCCCGGATCGGCGAGGGTGTCGACGACCGATTCAACTCGAAACTTCGGGAGGCCTTCGGCGCGTCGCCGTTTATCCTCACCAAGTTCGACGAGTTCATGAACTGGGTTCGCGGGAACTCAATGTTCATGCTACAGTTCGGGATCGCCTGCTGTAGCATCGAAATGATTCACACGTACGCGATCAAACACGACGTCGACCGCTACGGGGCCGGTGTCCCTCGCGCCTCGCCGCGACAGGCCGACGTCATGATCGTCCCCGGCACAATCGTCTCGAAGTTCGGGCCGCGCATGAAGCGCGTCTACGACCAGATGCCCGAACCGAAATTCGTCGTCGGGATGGGATCCTGTACGATCTCTGGTGGCCCCTTCCAGGAAGGCTACAACGTCGTCAAGGGCGCCGAGGAGATCATCCCAATCGACATCCACGTCCCAGGCTGTCCGCCTCGCCCGGAGGCACTCGTCTACGGCATCCTCAAACTGCAAGAACGAATCCAGAACGGCGAAGCGTCCCCCGTCGTCGTCAAACCCTACGAACTCGAGGAGTTCGGCGACTTGCCGGAGGACGAACTCATACAGAAACTCGCAAGCGAGATCGACGAGGATGACCTCGTCATGCGCTACAACTGGGCTGATTCACCATGA
- a CDS encoding NADH-quinone oxidoreductase subunit A — translation MNDWIAIGALAFVGLLIPLGMMAVSYLLRPSVPETSKRATYESGEVPTGGTRVRVNIQYYMVALLFLVFDIETVLLFPWAVVYLDAVESDAISLFEILGPMVGFVAILFVGLAWAWRNGAVQWAQTQQQVDAAERNRS, via the coding sequence ATGAACGACTGGATAGCTATCGGGGCGCTGGCGTTTGTGGGACTGTTGATACCGCTTGGAATGATGGCGGTATCGTACCTCCTGCGGCCGAGTGTTCCCGAAACGAGTAAACGTGCCACCTACGAGAGTGGCGAAGTTCCGACCGGCGGAACCCGTGTCCGAGTTAACATCCAGTACTACATGGTTGCGCTTTTGTTCCTCGTTTTCGATATCGAGACCGTCCTGCTGTTCCCGTGGGCGGTCGTGTATCTGGATGCAGTCGAATCGGATGCCATTTCGCTGTTCGAGATCCTCGGGCCGATGGTCGGATTCGTCGCCATCTTGTTCGTTGGACTCGCGTGGGCGTGGCGCAACGGCGCAGTACAGTGGGCACAGACACAACAGCAGGTGGACGCCGCCGAACGTAATCGATCATGA
- a CDS encoding 5-(carboxyamino)imidazole ribonucleotide synthase: MTTLQTPGPTLGVVGGGQLGRMLAEAAAPLGVEVVVLDPTPDCPAAPVARDQIVAEFDDEAGIRELAQRADALTFEIELADQDVLERVSEDSGTPVHPKPATLETIHDKLVQKRELEAAGVPVPPFRGVDDADDIRDAIEDYGAPVMLKARTGGYDGRGNVPVESKAAAEEALESVAGPAMVEAFVEFEREVSVIAVKGYDEIASFPIGENIHVDEILRETVVPARSSDAAAERAREVAADVLEVMDGRGVYGIELFETTDGEMLLNEIAPRPHNSGHWTIEGAHSSQFEQHVRAVLGWPLAATQLRNPTVSVNLLGDVNEPQGAALHGVEQIHETPAAHLHWYGKREARPLRKMGHVTVCARDDETTVEELLETARNLEERVTFQS, encoded by the coding sequence ATGACAACGCTACAGACGCCAGGACCGACGTTGGGCGTCGTTGGCGGGGGACAGCTCGGGCGGATGCTCGCCGAGGCGGCCGCGCCGCTCGGCGTCGAAGTCGTCGTGCTCGATCCGACGCCGGACTGCCCGGCGGCCCCGGTTGCACGAGACCAGATCGTCGCCGAGTTCGACGACGAAGCGGGGATTCGTGAACTCGCACAGCGAGCCGATGCACTCACGTTCGAAATCGAACTCGCGGATCAGGATGTCCTCGAGCGCGTCAGCGAGGACTCGGGGACACCGGTCCATCCGAAACCTGCGACACTCGAGACGATCCACGACAAACTCGTCCAGAAGCGCGAACTCGAGGCCGCAGGCGTTCCGGTGCCGCCGTTTCGGGGAGTCGATGACGCCGACGATATCCGCGATGCCATCGAGGACTATGGCGCGCCGGTGATGCTCAAGGCTCGCACGGGCGGCTACGACGGGCGCGGGAACGTCCCTGTCGAGTCGAAAGCAGCAGCCGAGGAGGCCCTCGAGTCGGTTGCCGGTCCCGCGATGGTCGAGGCGTTCGTCGAGTTCGAGCGCGAGGTGTCGGTGATCGCCGTGAAAGGCTACGACGAGATCGCGTCGTTCCCAATTGGGGAGAACATCCACGTCGACGAGATTCTGCGGGAGACAGTTGTCCCCGCACGCTCGAGCGACGCCGCGGCTGAACGCGCCCGCGAAGTCGCGGCGGACGTCCTCGAGGTCATGGATGGCCGTGGCGTGTACGGCATCGAGTTGTTCGAAACGACAGACGGCGAGATGCTGTTGAACGAGATCGCCCCGCGCCCGCACAATTCGGGCCACTGGACCATCGAGGGGGCTCACAGTTCGCAGTTCGAACAGCACGTCCGCGCCGTTCTGGGCTGGCCGCTGGCGGCGACCCAATTGCGGAATCCGACCGTCTCGGTGAACCTGCTGGGCGACGTCAACGAGCCACAGGGCGCGGCACTCCACGGTGTCGAACAGATTCACGAGACGCCCGCCGCACACCTGCACTGGTACGGCAAGCGCGAGGCCCGGCCGCTGCGGAAGATGGGTCACGTCACCGTTTGCGCGCGTGATGACGAGACGACTGTCGAGGAGTTACTCGAGACCGCGCGCAACCTCGAGGAGCGCGTTACCTTCCAGTCCTGA
- a CDS encoding pyridoxal phosphate-dependent aminotransferase, whose product MTMEFTDRLTRVEPSATLAISALATELENDGADVVDLSVGEPDFPTPQNIIDAGQDAMDAGHTGYTTSAGIIDLREAISEKLADDGLEHGPDEIIVTPGAKQALYEIIQALISDGDEVALLDPAWVSYEAMVKMAGGDLTRVDLSEHEFQLEPALDDLADAVSDDTELLIVNSPSNPTGAVYSDAALEGVRDLAVEHDITVISDEIYKEITYGVEPTSLGTFDGMADRTITVNGFSKAYSMTGWRLGYFAGPEELIDQAGKLHSHSVSSAVNFVQHAGIEALENTDDAVEEMTEAFAQRRELVVDLLAEHDVDVAVPEGAFYMMLPVDDDDQAWCEGAIEDAHVATVPGSAFGTPGYARISYAASEERLEEGIERLADEGYL is encoded by the coding sequence ATGACGATGGAATTCACCGACCGCCTGACCCGAGTTGAACCGTCTGCAACCCTCGCAATTTCTGCGCTCGCAACCGAACTCGAGAACGACGGCGCGGACGTCGTCGACCTCTCGGTCGGCGAACCCGACTTCCCGACGCCACAGAACATCATCGACGCCGGTCAGGACGCCATGGACGCCGGCCATACCGGCTACACCACCTCCGCGGGGATCATCGACCTGCGCGAAGCGATTTCCGAGAAACTGGCCGACGACGGCCTCGAGCACGGTCCTGACGAAATCATCGTCACGCCCGGCGCGAAACAGGCGCTCTATGAGATCATCCAAGCCCTAATCAGCGACGGCGACGAGGTCGCCCTCCTCGACCCCGCGTGGGTCTCCTACGAGGCGATGGTCAAAATGGCCGGCGGCGACCTCACTCGTGTCGACCTCTCCGAACACGAGTTCCAGCTCGAGCCCGCACTCGACGACCTCGCCGACGCAGTATCGGACGACACCGAACTGCTGATCGTCAACTCGCCATCGAACCCGACTGGCGCGGTCTACTCCGACGCCGCACTCGAGGGCGTGCGCGATCTGGCTGTCGAACACGACATCACCGTCATCTCCGACGAGATTTACAAGGAGATTACCTACGGCGTCGAGCCGACCAGCCTCGGCACCTTCGACGGCATGGCCGACCGCACGATCACCGTCAACGGCTTCTCGAAAGCCTACTCGATGACCGGCTGGCGGCTCGGCTACTTCGCCGGCCCCGAAGAACTGATCGACCAAGCCGGCAAACTCCACAGCCACTCGGTCTCCTCTGCAGTGAACTTCGTCCAGCACGCCGGAATCGAAGCCCTCGAGAACACCGACGACGCCGTCGAGGAAATGACCGAAGCCTTCGCACAGCGACGCGAACTCGTCGTCGACCTGCTCGCCGAGCACGACGTCGACGTTGCCGTCCCCGAGGGTGCGTTCTACATGATGCTCCCTGTCGACGACGACGATCAGGCCTGGTGTGAAGGCGCAATCGAAGACGCCCACGTCGCGACCGTCCCGGGTAGTGCGTTCGGAACGCCCGGCTACGCGCGAATCTCGTATGCTGCAAGCGAAGAGCGACTCGAGGAAGGCATCGAGCGACTGGCCGACGAAGGCTACCTGTAA
- a CDS encoding homoserine dehydrogenase yields MRLAILGAGDVGRSVADLASEYGHEVVALADSSSATVDSSGIDVDSALEAKLSGGQVGEDDPETVFDTDYDVLVEATPTTLDDAEPGFSHVKRALEADRHVVLANKGPVAERYEELRALEADSAGSIRFEATVGGAIPVLSTIEDSTPQAVTAVRGVLNGTANFILTRMAAEGLDYEHVLAEAQDLGVAEADPTFDVDGTDAALKFVILANVLSEGGFALEDATVDGIQNVPGSALDLAAEDGQTIRLIGEATREGVRVGPRLVPENSALAVTGTRNIVQIETKNAGSLHSSGRGAGGPETATAVLSDVGRLPEL; encoded by the coding sequence ATGCGACTCGCAATCCTCGGCGCTGGCGATGTCGGCCGCTCGGTCGCGGACCTCGCCAGCGAGTACGGTCACGAGGTCGTCGCGCTCGCAGACTCGAGCAGTGCCACGGTCGATTCGTCGGGTATCGACGTCGACAGCGCGCTCGAGGCGAAACTCAGTGGCGGGCAGGTCGGCGAAGACGACCCGGAGACCGTCTTCGACACCGACTACGACGTGCTCGTCGAGGCGACGCCAACCACGCTCGACGACGCCGAACCCGGGTTTTCACACGTCAAGCGCGCACTCGAGGCCGACCGCCACGTCGTCCTCGCGAACAAGGGTCCCGTCGCCGAACGCTACGAAGAACTGCGCGCGCTCGAGGCTGACAGCGCCGGTTCGATCCGCTTCGAAGCGACCGTTGGCGGCGCAATTCCCGTGCTTTCGACGATTGAGGACTCGACGCCACAGGCAGTTACCGCAGTTCGCGGCGTCTTGAACGGCACCGCGAACTTCATTCTCACCCGGATGGCCGCTGAAGGGCTGGATTACGAACACGTCCTCGCGGAGGCCCAGGATCTCGGCGTCGCGGAAGCCGATCCGACCTTCGACGTCGACGGCACCGACGCCGCACTCAAGTTCGTTATCCTCGCGAACGTTCTTTCGGAGGGCGGTTTCGCACTCGAGGATGCCACGGTCGACGGCATCCAGAACGTCCCCGGCAGCGCACTCGACCTCGCGGCCGAAGACGGTCAGACAATCCGACTCATCGGCGAGGCAACCCGCGAGGGCGTCCGCGTCGGGCCGCGTCTGGTTCCAGAAAATAGTGCCCTCGCTGTGACTGGCACGCGAAACATCGTCCAGATCGAGACCAAAAACGCCGGCTCGCTCCACTCGAGCGGGCGTGGTGCTGGCGGTCCTGAGACGGCGACGGCGGTGCTGTCAGACGTCGGTCGGCTGCCCGAGTTGTAG
- a CDS encoding guanosine monophosphate reductase yields the protein MNDLRTGLSYGDVLLVPNRSPVDSRSDVDLETQLTPSISLETPLVSAAMDTVTEAELALELSRAGGIGVLHRFLTPAEQAEQVGQVRAAGEQVAAAVGINEDYVARSEAVVEAGVDALVIDVAHGHLERTLEAVETLAGAFPDTDLIAGNVATPAGVEDLAAAGADCVKVGIGPGSHCTTRKVAGSGVPQLTAVDDCADAAEGLEVTICADGGIRTSGDAVKALMAGADTVMLGSLFAGTEEAPGAVVEVEGTRYKRSRGMATTTAAKKRDDKEADVRADEGVEALTPYKGPVADVVGEFCAGIQSGLSYCGGHTIPAARQKAEFIRVAPSAKAREGYHADQDWEGVSVDSEAVSVDVESAGTDADAALEGDD from the coding sequence ATGAACGATTTACGCACGGGATTGAGTTATGGGGACGTGTTGCTGGTTCCGAATCGCTCGCCGGTCGACAGTCGGAGCGATGTCGACCTCGAGACGCAGTTGACGCCATCGATTTCGCTCGAGACGCCGCTGGTGTCGGCGGCGATGGATACGGTGACCGAAGCTGAACTTGCACTCGAACTCTCGAGGGCGGGCGGGATTGGTGTGTTACATCGGTTTCTCACGCCTGCGGAGCAAGCCGAGCAAGTTGGGCAGGTCCGCGCGGCGGGCGAGCAGGTGGCTGCTGCGGTCGGAATTAACGAAGACTACGTGGCTCGCAGCGAGGCCGTCGTCGAGGCTGGCGTAGACGCGCTCGTTATCGACGTAGCACACGGGCACTTAGAGCGGACGCTCGAGGCCGTCGAAACTCTCGCTGGGGCGTTTCCGGACACCGACCTGATCGCGGGCAACGTCGCGACGCCCGCGGGGGTCGAGGATCTCGCGGCGGCGGGTGCAGACTGCGTGAAGGTCGGTATCGGCCCCGGTTCGCACTGCACGACGCGGAAGGTGGCGGGGTCGGGCGTGCCGCAGTTGACGGCCGTCGACGACTGTGCGGACGCGGCCGAGGGCCTCGAGGTCACGATCTGTGCCGACGGCGGCATTCGAACCTCCGGCGACGCGGTCAAGGCGTTGATGGCGGGCGCGGACACTGTCATGCTCGGCAGTCTCTTCGCCGGGACGGAAGAGGCTCCGGGCGCAGTCGTCGAGGTCGAGGGGACGCGGTACAAACGCTCGAGGGGGATGGCGACGACGACGGCGGCGAAAAAGCGAGACGACAAGGAGGCGGATGTCCGCGCCGACGAGGGCGTCGAGGCGCTGACGCCGTACAAGGGACCGGTCGCAGACGTGGTCGGAGAATTCTGTGCCGGGATTCAGTCGGGCCTCTCGTACTGCGGCGGGCACACGATTCCAGCCGCCCGGCAAAAAGCCGAATTCATCCGCGTCGCCCCAAGCGCGAAAGCGCGCGAAGGGTATCACGCCGACCAGGACTGGGAGGGCGTCAGCGTCGACAGCGAGGCGGTGTCGGTCGACGTCGAATCGGCGGGAACAGACGCCGACGCCGCACTCGAGGGCGACGACTGA
- the ribH gene encoding 6,7-dimethyl-8-ribityllumazine synthase has translation MTTLGLVVAEFNRPITEQMEQAALEAASDADVEVYEVVHVPGAYDAPLAADRLARRDGVDAVVVIGTVITGDTDHDQVITDAAAQRLSDVSLERDTPVTLGVTGPGMSAAEARERVENAAKAVTGAIDLVTELPASTPETESDPDQQ, from the coding sequence ATGACCACGCTCGGACTGGTGGTCGCTGAATTCAACCGGCCGATCACCGAGCAGATGGAGCAGGCTGCCCTCGAGGCTGCCAGCGACGCCGATGTCGAGGTGTATGAGGTGGTGCACGTCCCAGGCGCGTACGATGCGCCCCTGGCTGCTGACCGACTCGCACGCCGCGATGGCGTCGACGCGGTGGTCGTCATCGGGACGGTCATCACCGGCGACACTGACCACGATCAGGTGATCACCGATGCGGCTGCACAGCGACTCTCCGATGTCAGTCTCGAGCGTGACACCCCCGTCACGCTCGGCGTGACGGGTCCCGGTATGTCCGCCGCCGAAGCGCGTGAACGCGTCGAGAACGCAGCGAAAGCCGTTACCGGCGCGATTGACCTTGTAACCGAACTACCGGCTTCCACTCCGGAAACGGAGTCAGATCCAGATCAGCAATGA
- a CDS encoding AIR carboxylase family protein, with translation MSDTISDLIDRLHREAALERPDADTPDVGIVMGSDSDLETMMTGGKRRGAYDAFVDELGFAEQTDYEDAPAERFTFETYVTSAHRTPDLMTAYAETAEDRGLEVIIAGAGGKSADLPNMTASIAYPLPVIGVPVQEKSVDSVIGMPTGAPMVAVDAGKSFNAALSAAQILARQHEPVRERLVDYHEALREDVGVVSRALHDGGTPAYRDEN, from the coding sequence ATGAGCGACACCATTAGCGATCTGATCGACCGCCTGCACCGCGAAGCAGCCCTCGAGCGTCCCGACGCGGACACACCCGATGTTGGCATCGTGATGGGCAGCGATTCGGACCTCGAGACGATGATGACCGGCGGGAAACGCCGCGGTGCATACGACGCGTTCGTCGACGAACTTGGGTTTGCTGAGCAGACCGACTACGAGGACGCGCCCGCAGAGCGCTTTACGTTCGAAACCTACGTCACCTCCGCACACCGCACGCCGGATCTGATGACCGCGTACGCGGAGACGGCCGAAGACCGCGGCCTCGAGGTTATCATCGCGGGCGCGGGCGGGAAGTCCGCAGATCTGCCGAACATGACGGCGTCGATTGCGTACCCGCTGCCAGTAATTGGCGTCCCAGTTCAGGAGAAGTCAGTCGATAGCGTGATTGGGATGCCAACGGGCGCGCCGATGGTCGCCGTCGACGCTGGCAAATCCTTTAATGCGGCATTATCCGCGGCCCAGATTCTCGCTCGCCAGCACGAACCCGTTCGGGAACGACTGGTCGACTACCACGAGGCGCTTCGCGAGGACGTTGGTGTCGTATCTCGAGCACTTCACGACGGCGGAACACCGGCGTATCGAGACGAGAACTAG